Within Ovis aries strain OAR_USU_Benz2616 breed Rambouillet chromosome 11, ARS-UI_Ramb_v3.0, whole genome shotgun sequence, the genomic segment CCTTCAAGGGCACTCTGAGTCTGCCTTTATTTTCCAATCCACCTCCGGCTGTGGGGCAACACACGAAAGCTGCCTCGGAAAGATTCACGCCGCTGCATGGTGCCATTCAGCTCGttcttgtgtgtgtctctctgtgggTCCTTGACACACTTTCCCactttattatccccatttgacagaAGGAGAAACAGAAGCTTGGAGAGCTGGAGCGACCTGCCAGGATTGTGCtggacatagcagcagcagcagcactggcctGATGCCCAGGGAAGCCGCTGCCTCCTGTCCTGGTCCTGACCTTTGGCCTCTCAAGGGCTGTGCTACCTGTGGCAGTTGTTCAAACAGCCTCAATATCCTGGCACAAGATGGCACTTCATTTGATGAGATGCAGCACAAGGCCAGTCTCGTTCCCAAGGAAACAGCTGCCAACAGATGGCAGGCTTCACTATCTCATGAAGCTGTGGGTTTCCAGCCTCAGGGAGTGAAGAAGTCTTTTTCAAAGTGAAAAGCTGCAATCAGTTCCTCACTCTGCTGCTGTGTGTGGCATCTCTGCCTGTCTGAATCTGACCCATTGTTCAAAGCCCAacttaaatgtcacttcctcccATGGAGACTTTTCTGATTTTATCCTTTCTCCCAGGTTCCCCTCTCTGACATACTAGGTATGATCatagaccaccagactcctctgtccacggaattctccagggagtgtgttgccattgccttctccaggggatcttcccagcctagggactgaacccaggtctctcacattgcaggcagattctttaccatctgagccaccagagaagcccaggtaTGACTCATCTTCCTCCAAATACACTCACTTGCTGTGACTGTCCTTAGAGTTAAATagttgacctctctgagccttaattATTAATCCTTttgtaaagtggaaataatatCTGCCTTGTAaggcaaaagttaaaagaaataatacatgtaatataCGTATAGTCCTAGACACACAGAATGCTCTTACATATGTTGGTCTGATGTTATCACACTCAAATGTACACCTACAGATTCACAGACAGATTTTACCTGTGTGTGTTAAGgctcttattcttttttccttctataatAATTATTTGTGTAGGTTCCCAGAGTAGGGGTAGAGAAATAGGGTGTAGTGAAAAGAAATAGGATTTGGAATTAAAAATTTGGGTCTTCCCCTCAAACATCTGTGTGACTGAGGTCAAGTTACTTCTCCCAAGTTACTTCTTTCTTCATAAAAGAGAGCTAACAATAATGTGTTTCAGAGTTTCCTCATGTACATTATCAAACTAAGAACGGATGCTCAAAGGCTTTAGAGACTGCCAAGTGCTAATGCATTGTTACCCAATTGCCCTTGTCTGTTTCCCAGAAGCCCAGAGCACAGGGCCTTGTTGGGGATGAGAAGAGGTGCACATAATGATTGCTAAACGAGTAGGCCTTAGCATTGACTTCATTCAGTCTTTGTAGGTCCCCTCGGAGAGAAATTTTAATATGTCCATTTCAAAGATAAGCAAACTGAGATCTGCAGTGGGTAAAGtgcctcattcatttattcaacagaccCCTGAATGAGCAATTACCTTGAATCAGATTCTGGGGAGGGATACAAAGACGAAATCCCTGCCATCCATCACAAGCCAGAGTGGAGGAAAGAGACATAAAGGAAAGTATAACACCAGGTGGATTATGAGTGATAGCCAGTATTTGTTGGGTACTTACTAAGTGCCAGACCCTGTCATATGTACTTTGCTCCTTCGGTCCTATCAGCCAGGGACCATTACTATGCACATTTCTCATGTATCCGTAGATTAATGGTGATTGCTTAAGGACTCATAAACCTCAGGGAAGTTTCCTGAAGGACTAGGAATTAACTAGGCAGAGAAGGTGGTGGGGAAGGCAGGGCCAtttctggagagggaaatgtgTGGAGACCATCTATTGGAAGCCTCCACAGCATCACAGGCAGGGACCAGAGCTGGTCAGGAGGCTGCAGGAGCACGCTGGACTCAATGCAGAAATGAGAGAGGCCCATATCCTACACGCAGCTATCTGAAGGGTTTTAAGCAAAGGAGAGACTTGGCTAAATGTTTAGAAAGATCATCTGGGCAGCTGGGTTGGGGGTggatgggagggagagagatTCAGAGTAGTAATTCAGGCTCACGTTGATGGCAGCCTGGACAAGGGCTTGGGGCAGTGAGGAGGAGATGAGAGAGGCAAAGTTTTCTGGAAGATGATAGTTTGGGGATTGTTAAATAAAGGACAAAGAGTAATTTTGAAGAACACTCAGTTTCTGCTCCTAATCCAAGATGGGGGAGATCTGGTGAGGTAAATTTTGGATGGAGCCAAGGTCTTCTGGCCCCCCAGTCTGTTCGCCTCCTGACAGTACCAGCGACGACTGCCTGGGAGCGCGCCCTCCGGGCACCAGGGAACGTGTCTGCTTTAACAGGCAGCGGAATTTGAAGCCTGAACCGCATTCCCCACCTCCCCCGACCCCGCTCCGCCGCCTCCCCCTCCTCCGCTCCTCCCCGCGCGCTCCTCCGCGCCCCCTCCCCCCTCGCCGCCACCGGCGCTGGCGGCGACAGCGGGGCGCCATCCTGGGCGCCAGAGGGCGCTCCCTCACACGCTCAGACCCCTCTGGCCCAGCGCGTCTCAGTGGCCGCGGAAGGTGACGTGGACACGGAAGTGGTCGTCGTCGCGGTGGCACCGGTGGGAGCAGGGCGCGGGGCTTAGAGTGCGGCAGCAGGCGGACGGGAGGCGGCGGTCTCGCACCTGCAGTGGCGGAGGGGGCAGGTGTTGTCGGTTGGGTGCGAGTCCGGTGAGCTGACGAGCGGCTTCTCAGCGCTTCCCTTGCCCGTCAGTACCCCGCAGCTGGGTCCCGTTTAGCCGGCGTCACCATGACCAAGGCCGGTAGCAAGGGCGGGAACCTCCGCGACAAGCTGGACGGCAACGAGCTGGACCTGAGCCTCAGCGACCTGAATGAGGTCCCGGTCAAGGAGCTGGTCAGTACAGTCCCGCAAGGCCCAGGCGCCCACCCGCGACTGGCGCTGACCCCTGCTGCGTAGGTCACCTCCtttcccatgcctcagtttccatgGCTTAGAACAGGTCGGGGGAGTGGGACTAAGTCCCCGGGGAGGCCGCGTCCGGCTCCAGTTTCTTCCTGGGATGTACACGTGTCACTTGGGCGCAATTCCAGATGGGAAGGAGCTGCTTGTCTGGCTATGGACTTTTTAAGGGTGAGGAGTGAATTTCGtccgcccccacccacccccattccTGAGGCTTTCACAGCGTTCAGCTCCGTGCACTACCCAAAGTGGGAGCTGTTGGAGCGTTTGCTGGATGTATTCggagaatgaatgaacaaatgaatgaatgactcggTCCGAGTAGGCCTCCGGGTACTCCTGGGTGTGGCCTAGAAGCTGACTTTTCTAGGAAGTCAGCAATCCCAGCTTGCGGCCCCAGCCCTGAGGCGTCCTTCCACGAAGAGAGTGAAATCTCACTGCTTGGTTGGCAAAGTTTTCCCAACTCTGAAACTGGCGGGAATATGCGCCTCTGTGGCTCACCCCTCCACCCACCTACTCTCACATCCCCAACTGGGAAACAAGCCTGAGGCCCCAGGGACATTACAAGACTAGTTTGTTGCCAAAGTGGAGTTGGATGGTATATCCCTGCTATGCCCACCTGGTTCCCTACCCACATCCCCCACCGTAGCCTCACTTTGGATGACCTACACTTTCCTCACTGCCTTTAATGAATTACATTTACCTTTGGCACTTGGCCCAGTTTACCCTCCACCTTGGCTGTAATATGGAGGTTAGAATGGGGTTCCTAGTTCATCTATCAACTTCACTGTGTAATAGCTGAGTGCCCTTGGCAAGCTAGTTAACCTTTAAGCCTagatttcctcatttataaaatggtgataattGTTCCCATCTCATAGGATTGTtgggagaattaaataagattgTAATGTAAACTACATGGGAGGTAGCAAATACTGATGCATGTGGCTATTACTGAGGTGTTCTTCCCACTGTAATATCTCAAACGTTTTAGGTGGTCAAACCTCCTTCTTGGGACTTTCTCACATTTAGAAAGTGCGTGTTGGCCCCGTGTCCTTAACTGTATATTTGCCTTCTTCCCCATGTTTCAGCCTGGCCTTAGGACTGATGTCCCAAATCATTTACCCCAGGCATCTGGTTGGTGCAGCACCACCCCTCAGAGACAGAAGGGTCAGTTTTGCTGAATCTTTCCAGTCTGAACCCCATGGGAAAATAGGTGGGCTAGGAGAGCCTTCTTTTCACTctgcattcactcattcatttagtcaCAAGGGTATGTTGAGTGCCTGGAAGGTTCTGAACTGGAGAATATGGAAATCACAAAGCTATATTACACAGAGTCTCTTTCCTGAAACCTAATAAGGATGGTGctagagagaatattaaaagtgCTATGGAGAATTTCTAAGAACCTGTTTTTTTTCTGGGATGTTTCACAGCCACATCCTTTCTCTTTACATTCTTCTCTTGGTCATGGTTGACTGGCTTAGGTTTCCTTTCATGTCTCCAGGAACATTatactttagtatttttttttaacaaggccTTTTCTAGTTGTGGgaactttctctggaaaatgcTTCATTAGCAGATGTCACTGAATTGTTCCATGTGTTGAtctgacatttttttctcattccctTCCTAGGCTGCCCTCCCAAAGGCCACCATACTGGATCTGTCCTGCAATAAACTGACAACTCTACCGGTAAGGCTGGCAAGCAAGCATGATTTCTTCGAGAGCCCTGATGCTTCTCCTTcctgtcgggggggggggggtcatgtcataaaatataattttaggatAGGCCTGCAGGCAGGCTACCACTAAGTTGGAGTGTGTTGCAGGTAGAGTGGGGTGGTTTGTCTCAGTGGGAAGGGAAGCAAAGTAGAGACCTCATTCTTTAAGAACAGTGGGAAAACCAGGCCACTGAAAACTAAACTCAACAGGATATTGGCTGAACTGTTTATTGGGTTCATCTTTTTTTCAGCcttattttattcctttgaaaaacagtttaCTTCCTTGTTGCAGCAGAGGAGGCTACAGGCTCTTTTGTAAGTTTCTTTGCATTCCAGAGAGAAAGCTTTTCGGAATGGTCTCCTTGTGCATGTTTCGATGGGGAACAGGAGAAAGTGTGTTTTTGTAGAACTATCATCATTAGCTTCCCAGTACTTGAAATACAGTTTTGTTTAGCGCATCCAACCTAATACTTTTGACTCTCCTTGAACAACTTCTCCCAGTTCTCCTTTTGCTCCACTTGTGAATCACTCAGCCCTGCTCAGCCCCTCCTGGGTCCTGGTTGGTCTCTCCTCCATGACAGtgctccttcactggcaggcctAAGTTGTCATTGTCGCCTTTTCTGCCCATTATTCTGGCTTTGTCACTGCTTGCCATACTCTTCTGGCTCTGGCTCAGGGATCAAGTCTCAGAAGTTGGCAGTTTCTTCACTGGATCATTAGTCCATTTCCATCTCAGTATTCTCCTGGGCCTCACTTATCATCTATAGCATCTTCTTGCAGCTCATCGAGATTTGTTTCTAACACTGGGAAAAAGCATCTGAGATTCCACTTCTTCCAGGAGTATTTTATATCTAGTTAAAGAAGGGAAGCAAGTCCTTGCAGCCTGCTGCAACTTTGTCAGATTGTCACTTGGTACCACCAAGTGCgtttttcagtttgaatttgtTCAGTTGTCATGTCTTCCCCTGAAGTGTAGATCCACTGGCATTTACAGGTTCCCAGAGAACACAAATCGGAgagggcagtggcaacccaccccagtgctcttgcctggagaatcccagggatgggggagcctggtgggctgccgtctatggggtcgcacagagtcaggcacgactgaagcgacttagcagcagcagagaacaaaTGGTGCATCGTTAACTGAGGTTGGACCGTCACTTCAGATGAGTGCCGAGCAAAGACTTAATGACAAGAGGGATGTTTTTAACTGTGCCAAAGAGCCAGGATATGAGTAGGATGGGCCCCAGCCTGTTTAGTCAATCATTCACAGAATACTCCTTTAGCATGTGTACTCAGTAATGTGCTaggtgctgcaaagaacaatgcAGAAGAAAACTGGGTACACAAAGaacaggggctttccaggtggcacagtggtttagaatccagctgccaatgcaggagatgtaggtttgattgctgggtggggaagatcccctagagtaggaaatggcaagccactccaggattcttgcctggagaattcaatggacagaggagcttggaggactacagtccatggggttgcaaagagttggatgcagctgcatgcatgcacacaaggaGCCCTTGATCTTTTTAGAAAATTGGATGGTCACACCATGTTTGGGCAGCTTCTATGAAAGTTGAATACAGTGTGCTGTTGACGGCAGGTCAGAGAACTGGGGGTGAAGGAACCCACACTTACGTAATGGCTACTTCCAGCTCAGCCTTTTTGCACCTGTCTCACTGCTTACCACCAGCAGTGATGCTTGCTATCTCCATTTTCATTCAAGCTGGAATAGCTGGTACAAGATAGAGTTGGGATTTGTGCATAGGTGCCTCTGAGGTGGGGGCTCCCGGACTGAGCCCAAGGCTTAggtgttctttcttttttgtcctaGTCGGATTTCTGTGGCCTCACACACCTGGTGAAGCTGGACCTGAGTAAGAACAAACTGCGGCAGCTGCCAGCGGACTTTGGCCGCCTGGTCAACCTCCAGCACCTGGACCTCCTCAACAACAGGCTGGTCACCCTGCCTGTCAGCTTTGCTCAGCTCAAGGTAACGACTCCTGGGCCCGTGTTTCATAGCCAGGTGTGGCAGAGTGCTTGGGAACTGCGGGGATGTGGCTGCGAGAGAGGCCGACAGGCACACCACTCTGTTGCCACAGCCTCAGGTGGCTTTCCCTGTAAGTGGAGCACAGAGGACTTTCTTCCTGCTCATTTTGTTCTGCTTTGAGGGACTTTTCCTGTGTGCTTGGACTTACCAGCCACTCTGCCCCATCTCTTTAGAGCCTGAAGTGGCTGGACCTGAAGGATAACCCCCTGGATCCTGTCCTGGCCAAGGTGGCAGGGGACTGCTTGGATGAAAAGCAGTGTAAGCAGTGTGCCAACAAGGTAAGCAGGAGCTCCCCAGTTGTTTCTTCACACATTGCCCTGGGATCTGCCTCTTGTTTTTCTCTGCCAGGGCACCTGtagctgtgttttttttaaaacacaagcGTCTCTAAAACATGTCTACTATGAGTCTATCAGGCAAAGGCACCTTTGTTTCTCTGTTTACTCTATAATCCTAGAACAGTGCTCTCTTCTGCTCTGCTGCCATGCTTCTGTTCTTAGAAACCAGGACCTGGCATGATCCAGCACTGTACTGTTGATATTTGTTCATATGGAGCAAAAAGGTTAGGGACTGTGGCCTTTCTGAGTAAAGTTAGTATAGGAATTTTGATAATAAAGATGTTGTTAATATTTGTAAGTTTATGGCTGGAAACAGACACATCTTGGGCAGACTTGGCATTTGATTTCAGTTGAGTCATCTGACATAGGAGAAAGGAACTAACTGGCAGCCTGGAAGGCAAACATTTCCAATAACCTTGAAGGGGCTTTACATTGCTTCTTAAGAACAGCACTGTACCCGCCTCTCAATGATTCTAGCTGTAGTCATTTTTTCCCTGCAGCTTTAGAACCTTGCTGCTGCTTCAGCTGAGCACCAGATGACTTGGCTATATGTTTAGGGGGTGTTGTGAACAAAAAAGGATTTAACTTTAAATGCTAGATTAATGTAAGTGAAATGTGTGTATGATGGGTTCTCCGTATGAATCTCAGGAGTAATGGCCTTTCTTTTCTTACCATTAGCTCAGGACTTCTTAGATAGTCTATATCACCCATTGTTACAAGAAACCAAATGCAACATCAGTGCATCCAAGAAGCCAAGGCAACAGTTTGCCCTCAATGGGGAACAGTACGAGTGATTAGTGAAGTCCTGTTCTGCAAACTGGGCTTTAAGGGTGATGTCTGTTCTGAAGACTAACAGTGGCCACCACTGACTGTTCTTTTGTCTTACGTGCTTTCCATGTTTCATCTGGTAATCCTCATAACCCTGGGAAGTAGGTGTTACTTTTGTATCTCTGACATGAGAAACTCTGAATGTGCaacatctttgatttctttgcttGGTTTCATCTGGTAATCCTCATAACCCTGGGAAGTAGGTGTTACTTTTGTATCTCTGACATGAGAAACTCTGAATGTGCAACATCTttgatttatccatttattcattcacctaatAATGTATTAAACCAAAGAAGATGCTGATATTCTAGTTTTTTACctacaaaaataacttttattgagTGTAAAGGTCTTTAGTATTCACAGATATTCACCGACAGAGCTTCTGGGAGCATGGTGCATTGTGGATGTGGTGAGAAGCCATGTTCCTGGCCCCACTGCCCAGAGCTGTCTCCTGTCCACACCTCTAGGCATGTACAGGAGTGGTGTGGGCCAATCAGAAGGAGGTTACTTGTCTCCAGGAGTTAGCTTGGTCTTGGCAGCTGTGACCCTGTAGCTACATAGTAACTGATCTATTTGGTTCATAGTAAAGCACCTTTTAAACATAATTTGTTAGTTTAGTAGAAATCGTCAGCTGCTTAGTACCTGCTGTGGACTAGGATAGGTAGACAAAATCTACCCTCCAGAGGCTCCAGAGGAGCCTCTCCCATTTCTGAACAGGCTGTGTGGTCAGATAACTAACTCCTCATGTATTGTAGCCAAGCTAAAAGGGACAGCTGTTAAACATGCCAGTTCCTTACTTATCCAGCTTTTATCCAACTAAAACCAACTTCATGATTGGTACTCATATAAAATTCATAGTTCAGAGTGAGACAGGGACTTGGGCCACACCTCTCCCCATCATGCTTGACCTTCCTCCAGATCCTGTAGCTCCTTGCTGAGCAGCCATTTTTAAGTAAGTGTGACTGTTCTGGAGAGGAGTCAGACGGTGCACTGTTGGTGCTGGTCCTGGGTTACTCAGGACAGGGTTCCTGTGGCTTTAAGCCAGGTTCCTGGAGGGAGCGGCTTTTGCAGGCCTGCCGTGAGCCGAGAGATGTAGCCATGTCTGAAGTTTCCATGAAGAAAGATGTTTACGTTTGAATACATATCTAGTATTCAGTAGTGAATAGCCTAGTGCATTCATGAAACAGATAGTTGAGACAATTTGCTGTCTTAATTTAGAATGCTTTAGGTTTTCTTCTCTTAATGCAGTCAAGAAGATAAGGTAAAAGCAAGGGTTTAATGAGCACATATAATGCCTTTCTCTGAGAACTCTCCTGCCGCTGTGCACTGGAAGTAAGAGGGACAAGCTCTGGCCTAGGCCTAGGAACTCAGGAGACCTGCACTCTCTGCTGGGCTACTTTCTAGCCACATGACATCAGAGCTTGGGTTTTCTTCCTTACCTTTACAGTAGGCATCCAGTCAGGTGTTCATCATACCTGTGCCTGGAATTAGCTAAACTCTGTGCTTAACTGCAGAGCTAAGGACAATAGTCCATACCCATTTACAGTCTAGGACTGAGATGGGTAAGAAAACTCCCCGTAAGTGGGAGGAGGGGAACCTGAGGCGGCCAAAGGAGGGGTCGGACAGGAAGACATCTTAGTGAAAGTGCTATCTCTGCACCACACAAAAGTTGCTGGGAGAATTGCAAGAAGTGATTGTTAATGGCAGAACTTTTTACAGGTTCCAACTGGTATTGTGTTTCACAAGCTTTTTTtcgtgagcttgagtgaactgggctcatgtttcttctctgactgAGGCTGGTGCAGTGAGGACACAGGGTAGGATTCACTCTGTTAGCTGCTTCCAGGGCTCTGGTGATCTGGGCTGCTGCAGGGAGCAGTCTCTGAGATCCCCCGCATGAAGACAGTTACCGGAGTGGTTCAGCGCCCTCCCCTCCCTTTGCAGGTGCTGCAGCACATGAAGGCCGTGCAAGCGGAGCAGGAGCGGGAGAGGCAGCGGCGACTGGAAACAGACCGAGGTAGGTCGTCACCCCTCCTCTAGTCATCTTCCCGGTCCTCCCCCCAGCCAGCTGGTT encodes:
- the LRRC59 gene encoding leucine-rich repeat-containing protein 59, encoding MTKAGSKGGNLRDKLDGNELDLSLSDLNEVPVKELAALPKATILDLSCNKLTTLPSDFCGLTHLVKLDLSKNKLRQLPADFGRLVNLQHLDLLNNRLVTLPVSFAQLKSLKWLDLKDNPLDPVLAKVAGDCLDEKQCKQCANKVLQHMKAVQAEQERERQRRLETDREAEKKWEAKQRAKEAQERELRKREKAEEKERRRKEYDALKAAKREQEKKPKKETNQAPKSKSGSRPRKPPPRKHTRSWAVLKLLLLLLLCVAGGLVACRVTELQQQPLCTSVNTIYDNAVRGLRSHDILQWVLQTDSQQ